One window of Nostoc sp. C052 genomic DNA carries:
- a CDS encoding ribonuclease D, which yields MTLQDFQVSDRDLSDAALSQYLESTAIAVDTETMGLLPLRDRLCLVQLCNPEGKVAVIRITKGQTDAPNLKKLLEAVNVVKVFHFARFDLATLRANLGIQVSPVFCTKIASKLARTYTNRHGLKDVVQELEQVELDKSSQSSDWGNAASLSEAQLSYAANDVRYLLSVQQKLIEMLKREERWQVAQECFEFLPTIVSLDLLQFKDLFEH from the coding sequence ATGACATTACAAGATTTTCAGGTGAGCGATCGCGACCTCAGTGACGCAGCCCTTAGCCAGTATTTAGAATCGACAGCGATCGCAGTTGATACAGAGACAATGGGATTATTGCCACTGCGCGATCGCTTGTGTCTCGTCCAACTGTGCAATCCAGAGGGGAAAGTAGCTGTAATCCGCATAACTAAAGGACAAACTGACGCGCCCAACTTAAAAAAACTCTTAGAAGCAGTCAATGTCGTAAAAGTGTTTCACTTTGCTCGATTTGACTTGGCTACTTTGCGAGCTAATCTGGGGATTCAGGTTAGTCCTGTTTTTTGCACTAAAATTGCTAGTAAATTAGCCCGTACTTACACAAATCGTCACGGACTCAAAGATGTGGTGCAAGAGTTAGAACAAGTGGAACTAGATAAAAGCTCTCAAAGTTCTGATTGGGGTAACGCCGCTAGCTTATCTGAAGCTCAACTAAGTTATGCTGCCAATGATGTGCGCTACTTACTTAGCGTGCAACAGAAGCTAATCGAAATGCTCAAACGAGAAGAACGTTGGCAAGTTGCTCAAGAATGCTTTGAATTCCTGCCAACGATAGTTTCCCTAGATTTGTTGCAATTTAAGGATTTGTTTGAACATTGA
- a CDS encoding CAP domain-containing protein: protein MFRQTAFGIALSALVLASGLTTVPIPNHTSTNTSTRNKLLSLFSSQVAISTPTFKTTELEKSVFEQINRYRASKGLPKLILNTNLTRQARIHSQNMAKGKTPFSHQGFEKRVKAIPIRYNSAAENVAFNRGYSNPVEEAVTGWIKSPGHLKNLKGNYNLTGIGVATNNQGEVYLTQMFFRTR from the coding sequence ATGTTCCGACAAACTGCTTTTGGCATCGCTTTAAGTGCGCTTGTCCTTGCTAGTGGATTAACGACTGTTCCGATACCAAATCATACTTCTACGAATACATCCACCCGTAATAAGCTGTTGTCGCTTTTTTCTAGTCAGGTTGCAATATCGACTCCTACTTTTAAAACTACTGAGCTAGAAAAATCAGTATTTGAGCAAATTAATCGATATCGGGCTTCTAAAGGGCTACCAAAGTTGATTTTAAATACAAATTTAACTCGACAGGCAAGAATTCATAGTCAAAATATGGCTAAAGGTAAAACCCCATTTAGCCATCAGGGATTTGAAAAACGAGTCAAGGCTATCCCTATTCGCTACAACAGTGCGGCGGAAAATGTTGCTTTCAATCGGGGATATAGCAACCCTGTAGAGGAAGCTGTTACTGGTTGGATCAAAAGTCCTGGGCATCTAAAGAATCTGAAAGGAAATTACAACCTCACTGGAATCGGCGTTGCTACTAATAATCAAGGTGAAGTCTACCTGACACAAATGTTTTTTCGCACTAGGTAA